From one Amycolatopsis sp. FDAARGOS 1241 genomic stretch:
- a CDS encoding ABC transporter substrate-binding protein, whose protein sequence is MRRFPRTAPVLLAAVLAVSACSSSAGADGSGSGDGYGLAVPGTITAAVPQGDAPFVSPDATGKPAGMLIDLNNLIAQRMGLKITYKLSTVGAGLPQVTAGQYDMMIADLTMSEERKRNVAFTTPFYVDANDVLVRSDSPVKAVADVAGKRIGAGIGSAQADFAAKALPQANVVSVQTNATGIDQLLNGNLDGFVVSSVQAITVFAQHPGRLKVGVSVQNPIPEAMAVRKGLEKFLTDYDKQLAAVVDDGTFLKLYHKYFPGQEYPSSLFQYWPSLQAQVRKETPAGK, encoded by the coding sequence ATGCGCAGATTCCCCCGGACGGCCCCGGTCCTGCTGGCCGCCGTGCTCGCGGTCTCCGCGTGCAGCTCCTCGGCCGGGGCAGACGGCTCGGGCTCCGGTGACGGCTACGGCCTCGCCGTCCCCGGCACCATCACCGCGGCCGTCCCGCAGGGCGACGCGCCGTTCGTCTCCCCCGATGCCACCGGCAAACCCGCCGGCATGCTCATCGACCTCAACAACCTCATCGCCCAGCGGATGGGCCTGAAGATCACGTACAAGCTCTCGACCGTCGGCGCCGGTCTGCCGCAGGTGACAGCGGGCCAGTACGACATGATGATCGCCGACCTCACGATGTCCGAGGAACGCAAGCGCAACGTCGCCTTCACCACGCCGTTCTACGTGGACGCCAACGACGTCCTCGTCCGCTCGGACTCACCTGTGAAGGCCGTCGCCGACGTCGCGGGCAAGCGCATCGGCGCCGGCATCGGCAGCGCCCAGGCCGATTTCGCGGCCAAAGCCCTGCCGCAGGCGAACGTCGTCTCCGTGCAGACCAACGCGACCGGCATCGACCAGCTCCTCAACGGCAACCTCGACGGCTTCGTCGTCAGCTCGGTGCAGGCGATCACCGTCTTCGCCCAGCACCCGGGCCGCCTGAAGGTCGGCGTGTCGGTGCAGAACCCGATCCCCGAGGCGATGGCCGTCCGCAAGGGACTCGAGAAGTTCCTCACCGACTACGACAAACAGCTGGCCGCGGTGGTCGACGACGGGACGTTCCTGAAGCTGTACCACAAGTACTTCCCAGGCCAGGAGTACCCGAGCTCACTGTTCCAGTACTGGCCGTCGTTGCAGGCCCAGGTGCGCAAGGAGACGCCGGCGGGCAAGTGA
- a CDS encoding ABC transporter permease subunit has translation MLLRSFMLGLPREMDEAARVDGAGELRVFTRIVLPNMLPGLLTVALTTGLSAYNEVLFTVTMVQSDSRMPLPTAFFTVQQGFTQNFTLISAAGPS, from the coding sequence ATGCTGCTGCGGTCGTTCATGCTCGGCCTGCCGCGGGAGATGGACGAGGCCGCCCGCGTGGACGGAGCGGGTGAGCTGCGCGTGTTCACCCGGATCGTGCTCCCGAACATGCTGCCGGGACTGCTCACCGTCGCGCTCACGACGGGTTTGTCGGCCTACAACGAGGTACTGTTCACGGTCACGATGGTCCAGTCCGACAGCAGGATGCCGCTGCCCACGGCGTTTTTCACGGTCCAGCAGGGGTTCACGCAGAACTTCACGCTGATCAGCGCGGCGGGTCCATCATGA
- a CDS encoding response regulator transcription factor: MQPRVLLADDDRAIRESLLRALELEGYEVTEVTDGVAALAVARRDRFDVLILDVMMPGVDGLGVCRVLRADGDPTPILMLTARVEPPDRVAGLDAGADDYLVKPFDLDELLARLRALLRRTSPDAAAPRVLRLGALTVDPAARRVRCHDVEVDLSKTEFDLLELLVRNAGIVLDRATIYQRIWGYEFGADSKNLAVYIGYLRRKLEKAGAADLIRTVRGVGYSVRVS, encoded by the coding sequence ATGCAGCCCCGTGTCCTGCTCGCCGACGACGATCGCGCGATCCGTGAGTCGCTGCTGCGGGCGCTGGAGCTGGAGGGCTACGAGGTCACGGAGGTGACCGACGGGGTCGCCGCGCTGGCCGTGGCGCGGCGGGACCGCTTCGACGTGCTGATCCTCGACGTCATGATGCCCGGCGTCGACGGGCTCGGCGTGTGTCGCGTGCTGCGCGCCGACGGTGATCCGACGCCGATCCTCATGCTCACCGCGCGTGTCGAACCGCCCGACCGGGTCGCCGGGCTCGACGCGGGTGCGGACGACTACCTGGTCAAGCCGTTCGACCTCGACGAACTGCTGGCGCGGCTGCGGGCCCTGCTGCGGCGGACGTCGCCCGACGCCGCGGCGCCGAGGGTGCTGCGGCTCGGCGCGCTGACCGTTGACCCGGCGGCGCGGCGGGTGCGGTGCCACGACGTGGAAGTGGACCTGTCGAAGACCGAATTCGACCTGCTGGAACTGCTGGTGCGCAACGCCGGGATCGTGCTCGATCGCGCCACCATCTACCAGCGGATCTGGGGTTACGAGTTCGGTGCGGACTCCAAGAACCTGGCCGTCTACATCGGATACCTGCGCCGGAAACTGGAGAAGGCCGGGGCGGCGGACCTCATCCGGACCGTGCGCGGGGTCGGCTATTCGGTGCGGGTCTCGTGA
- a CDS encoding HAMP domain-containing sensor histidine kinase → MNLRSKLAIAFAGVGAAASVLVGVFSYQTASQRISDELDRSLLTTSAEIQAGAAQVLAPSPFARGPHDNDHDEAQPMVAQVIAPDGTARRIGGRPAVSFPLDGTDRALAANGRPGDHAYRDLTVGPDDYRVITVALGRGRGAIQLGIDVDESRHVLASLATRITLVSAAVLVAAALAGWLLARQITRRLVRLTAVTEQVSDGGLVRAGVPTGGRDEVGRLATSFDRMLGRLADARADQERLVQDAAHELRTPLTSLRTNAQVMRRYDELSPDARARLLDDVDGETRELTHLITEIVDLATRRYDSEETGPVELAAVAGRAAERVRRRSGRSVVVDADDTFVTGQARRLERAVTNLLENAVKFDAGGTEPIELTVRSGQIEVLDRGPGVPEADLPHVFDRFHRADAARALPGSGLGLAIVRETAVAHDGDVFARPRPGGGAVVGFTVGGDRLLPISHPDHAGD, encoded by the coding sequence GTGAACCTGCGCAGCAAGCTCGCCATCGCGTTCGCCGGTGTCGGGGCGGCCGCGAGCGTGCTCGTCGGTGTGTTCAGCTACCAGACGGCGTCGCAGCGGATCAGCGACGAGCTCGACCGCTCGCTGCTCACGACATCGGCCGAGATCCAGGCCGGCGCCGCCCAGGTGCTCGCGCCCAGCCCGTTCGCCCGCGGCCCGCACGACAACGACCACGACGAGGCCCAGCCCATGGTCGCGCAGGTCATCGCCCCGGACGGCACGGCGCGGCGGATCGGCGGCCGGCCGGCGGTCTCGTTCCCCCTCGACGGCACCGACCGGGCCCTGGCGGCGAACGGCCGCCCGGGTGATCACGCCTACCGCGACCTGACCGTCGGCCCGGACGACTACCGCGTGATCACCGTCGCGCTCGGCCGGGGCCGCGGCGCGATCCAGCTCGGCATCGACGTCGACGAGTCGCGCCACGTGCTCGCCTCCCTCGCCACGCGGATCACACTGGTCAGCGCGGCGGTCCTCGTCGCCGCCGCGCTGGCCGGCTGGCTGCTGGCGCGCCAGATCACGCGCCGGCTGGTGCGGCTCACGGCCGTCACCGAGCAGGTGAGCGACGGCGGCCTCGTGCGGGCGGGCGTGCCCACCGGCGGACGCGACGAGGTCGGCCGCCTGGCCACGTCCTTCGACCGCATGCTCGGCCGGCTCGCCGACGCCCGGGCCGACCAGGAACGGCTCGTGCAGGACGCCGCGCACGAGCTGCGCACGCCGTTGACGAGCCTGCGGACCAACGCCCAGGTGATGCGGCGGTACGACGAGCTCTCGCCGGACGCGCGGGCCCGGCTGCTCGACGACGTCGACGGGGAGACCCGGGAGCTGACCCACCTGATCACCGAGATCGTCGACCTCGCGACGCGGCGCTACGACAGCGAGGAGACCGGGCCCGTCGAGCTGGCCGCGGTCGCCGGACGCGCCGCCGAACGGGTGCGGCGCCGGTCCGGCCGGAGCGTGGTCGTCGACGCCGACGACACCTTCGTGACGGGACAGGCGCGGCGGCTGGAACGCGCCGTGACGAACCTGCTGGAGAACGCGGTCAAGTTCGACGCCGGCGGTACCGAGCCGATCGAGCTCACCGTCCGAAGCGGACAGATCGAGGTGCTCGACCGCGGCCCTGGTGTTCCCGAAGCGGACCTGCCGCACGTCTTCGACCGCTTCCACCGCGCCGACGCGGCCCGCGCCCTGCCGGGGTCCGGGCTCGGCCTGGCGATCGTGCGCGAGACAGCCGTGGCGCACGACGGTGACGTCTTCGCCCGCCCACGCCCCGGTGGCGGGGCCGTGGTGGGCTTCACGGTCGGCGGTGATCGGCTCTTACCGATTTCTCACCCGGATCACGCCGGGGACTAA
- a CDS encoding ferric reductase-like transmembrane domain-containing protein, giving the protein MSTAPLTLRPGAAPPSRRTHPVRRWWRDAAGLVAWATLLFVTALWVAGQGVQQLGSAASGLTSAGRLTGLLSAALLLLQLLLMARIPWVERSYGQDTLARRHRLTGFTSFVLLCLHIVLISLGYAATDHTGLLGQVWDLVTTYPGMLLATAGTLALILVVVTSMRAARRRLRYESWHLLHLYAYLGAGLALPHQLWTGADFTASPVATVFWWSAYAAAAGALLVFRVGLPLTLSLRHRLVVDRVVREGHGVVSVHLRGHRLDRLPVVAGQFFVWRFRHGSGWTRGKPFSLSAAPDGCRLRITARDLGPGSARLASLPVGTRVWFEGPYGALTGSVRTARKLALFGSGIGITPLRALLEELPYEPGEAVLFYRFSAGALFHHELEHFARTRGVRIHYLPGHRAGGSWLPAGYAPVPDHTVLRHFVPDIAEHDVYVCGPGEWAAAVTDCAGQCGVPREQVHFERFGW; this is encoded by the coding sequence ATGTCCACCGCCCCCCTCACGCTCCGGCCCGGCGCGGCGCCGCCCTCGCGCCGGACCCACCCGGTCCGCCGGTGGTGGCGCGACGCCGCCGGACTGGTGGCGTGGGCGACGCTGTTGTTCGTCACCGCGCTGTGGGTGGCCGGCCAGGGCGTGCAGCAGCTGGGCTCCGCCGCGTCCGGGCTCACGTCGGCGGGCCGGCTGACCGGGCTGCTGTCCGCGGCCTTGTTGCTGCTGCAGCTCCTGCTCATGGCCCGGATCCCGTGGGTCGAGCGCAGCTACGGCCAGGACACACTCGCGCGGCGGCACCGGCTCACCGGGTTCACGTCGTTCGTCTTGCTGTGCCTGCACATCGTCCTGATCTCGCTCGGCTACGCGGCGACCGACCACACCGGACTGCTCGGCCAGGTGTGGGACCTCGTCACCACGTACCCGGGCATGCTCCTGGCGACCGCGGGCACCCTCGCGCTGATCCTGGTCGTCGTCACGTCGATGCGGGCCGCCCGGCGCCGGTTGCGGTACGAGTCGTGGCACCTGCTGCACCTCTACGCCTACCTCGGTGCCGGTCTCGCGCTGCCGCACCAGCTGTGGACCGGTGCGGACTTCACCGCCTCGCCGGTGGCGACCGTGTTCTGGTGGAGTGCCTACGCGGCCGCGGCCGGCGCGCTGCTGGTGTTCCGGGTGGGGCTGCCGCTGACGCTGAGCCTGCGGCACCGGCTCGTGGTCGATCGGGTGGTGCGGGAGGGCCACGGCGTCGTCTCCGTCCACCTGCGCGGCCACCGGCTCGACCGGCTGCCGGTGGTGGCCGGGCAGTTCTTCGTGTGGCGCTTCCGGCACGGCAGCGGCTGGACACGGGGCAAGCCGTTCTCGCTCTCCGCCGCCCCCGACGGGTGCCGCCTGCGGATCACCGCGCGGGACCTCGGCCCGGGCAGCGCACGCCTCGCGAGCCTTCCCGTGGGCACCCGGGTGTGGTTCGAAGGCCCGTACGGCGCACTCACCGGCTCAGTCCGAACCGCACGGAAGCTCGCGTTGTTCGGGTCGGGCATCGGGATCACGCCGCTGCGGGCGTTGCTGGAAGAACTGCCGTACGAGCCGGGTGAAGCCGTGCTGTTCTACCGGTTCTCAGCCGGCGCGCTGTTCCACCACGAGCTCGAGCACTTCGCGCGGACCCGCGGGGTGCGGATCCACTACCTGCCGGGCCATCGGGCCGGCGGCTCCTGGCTGCCCGCGGGGTACGCGCCGGTCCCGGACCACACCGTGCTGCGCCACTTCGTGCCCGACATCGCCGAGCACGACGTCTACGTCTGCGGTCCCGGCGAATGGGCGGCGGCGGTGACGGACTGCGCAGGGCAGTGCGGGGTTCCCCGCGAACAGGTCCACTTCGAACGGTTCGGCTGGTAG
- a CDS encoding FMN-binding protein, whose product MRRIAITFATTISVLVLLFSYRTSTNQDPVASQVPGVVRPPATTSAPPVTGSGGGTFSGQAADTPYGPVQVEITVSGGRITDARVLQVPRESGRDVRINSAAVPQLNQETLQAQSAQIDTVSGATYTSQGYLQSLQSAIDAAHR is encoded by the coding sequence GTGCGGAGAATCGCCATCACCTTCGCGACCACCATTTCGGTCCTCGTGCTGTTGTTCAGCTACCGCACGAGCACGAACCAGGACCCGGTCGCGAGCCAGGTGCCGGGAGTCGTGCGGCCGCCCGCGACCACGTCGGCCCCGCCCGTCACCGGTTCGGGCGGCGGGACGTTCAGCGGTCAAGCGGCCGACACCCCCTACGGCCCGGTCCAGGTCGAGATCACCGTGTCCGGCGGGCGGATCACCGACGCCCGCGTGCTGCAGGTGCCGCGGGAGTCCGGTCGCGACGTGCGCATCAACTCCGCCGCCGTGCCCCAGCTCAACCAGGAGACGCTGCAGGCGCAGAGCGCGCAGATCGACACGGTCAGCGGCGCGACCTACACCTCGCAGGGCTACCTCCAGTCACTGCAGTCCGCGATCGACGCCGCCCACCGATGA
- a CDS encoding DUF2231 domain-containing protein: MTTLNGLPAHILLVHAIVVLLPLAALLLVLSALWPAGRRKLAGPNAVLSVLVLILVPITTDAGEWLERRVPATPLVRAHTELGDTAVYSAIGVAALALVIWWRHRETLPATEAPRRIPLPRRTFLAPRSTPVTAVIAVAAVLIAGGAAYDIYRIGDSGAQASWQGQFSATPAPRAPRR, from the coding sequence ATGACCACGCTCAACGGCTTGCCCGCCCACATCCTGCTGGTGCACGCCATTGTCGTCCTGCTGCCGCTCGCCGCGCTGCTTCTCGTCCTGTCCGCCCTGTGGCCCGCGGGGCGGCGCAAGCTGGCGGGCCCGAACGCCGTGCTGTCCGTGCTGGTGCTGATCCTCGTCCCGATCACCACCGACGCCGGCGAATGGCTCGAACGCCGGGTGCCCGCCACGCCACTCGTGCGCGCCCACACCGAACTCGGCGACACGGCCGTCTACTCGGCGATCGGCGTGGCCGCGCTCGCCCTGGTGATCTGGTGGCGGCACCGCGAAACCCTCCCCGCCACCGAGGCCCCTCGCCGCATTCCCCTCCCCCGCCGGACCTTCCTCGCGCCCCGCTCGACGCCCGTCACGGCCGTCATCGCGGTCGCGGCCGTTCTCATCGCCGGCGGCGCCGCCTACGACATCTACCGCATCGGCGACTCGGGCGCCCAGGCCAGCTGGCAGGGCCAGTTCTCCGCGACCCCGGCCCCCCGCGCGCCTCGGCGGTGA
- a CDS encoding Lrp/AsnC family transcriptional regulator, which produces MADLDELDTAILRELQANARRTNRDIASAVGVSPTTALDRTRALHERGVIRGATLDVDLTAIGRPVQALIALRVRPPSRRVIEAFRGWVSGLPETLAVFVTSGTEDFLVHVAVPDNESLYAFVIDRLTERPEVADVRTSVIYEHLRTRVVDPASRRR; this is translated from the coding sequence ATGGCGGATCTCGACGAACTTGATACGGCGATCCTGCGGGAACTGCAGGCCAACGCACGGCGCACCAACCGCGACATCGCTTCCGCCGTCGGCGTTTCCCCCACCACGGCGCTCGACCGCACCCGCGCTCTCCACGAGCGGGGTGTCATCCGGGGCGCGACCCTCGACGTCGACCTCACCGCGATCGGCCGGCCGGTGCAGGCCCTCATCGCGCTCCGCGTCCGCCCACCGTCGCGCCGGGTCATCGAAGCCTTCCGCGGCTGGGTTTCCGGCCTGCCCGAAACCCTCGCCGTCTTCGTCACCTCGGGCACCGAGGACTTCCTCGTCCACGTCGCCGTGCCGGACAACGAAAGCCTGTACGCCTTCGTGATCGACCGGCTGACCGAGCGGCCGGAGGTCGCCGACGTCCGCACGTCGGTGATCTACGAGCACCTGCGCACCCGGGTCGTCGACCCGGCTTCGCGGCGGCGCTGA
- a CDS encoding DUF2000 domain-containing protein has translation MITDVGFSPEEIDTSAPTRAARLKWVVVVDDALPPGPAVNAAVCVAAATGQAVAGLLGPDAKDAGGTVHPGLPWIGSTILAAPAEVLTTLRARAADSLGVYVADMPSLGQQTRVYDEYLRGLEALPAEEVRYYAIGLVGPRNRVDKLVKRLPLLS, from the coding sequence GTGATCACCGACGTCGGGTTCTCCCCCGAAGAGATCGACACCAGCGCGCCCACGCGAGCCGCCCGCCTGAAGTGGGTCGTGGTCGTCGACGACGCGCTCCCGCCGGGGCCGGCGGTGAACGCCGCCGTGTGCGTCGCCGCCGCGACGGGCCAGGCCGTGGCCGGATTGCTCGGCCCGGACGCGAAAGACGCCGGCGGCACCGTCCACCCGGGACTTCCCTGGATCGGCAGCACGATCCTCGCCGCACCGGCCGAAGTCCTGACCACCCTGCGCGCCCGAGCGGCCGATAGCCTGGGCGTCTACGTCGCCGACATGCCGAGTCTGGGCCAGCAGACCCGCGTCTACGACGAGTACCTGCGCGGCCTCGAAGCCCTGCCCGCCGAGGAGGTGCGCTACTACGCCATCGGCCTCGTCGGACCGCGCAACCGCGTCGACAAGCTGGTGAAGAGGCTGCCGCTCCTGTCCTGA
- a CDS encoding MBL fold metallo-hydrolase, which translates to MPDNPGLWCQEGWTRFRHGEFEGTVVSDGLLEMGQARDNFPNAGPDKVDSLLTEHPLEPERVRLGQNLLVVDPPDGRVLFDTGVGTVSELGVSTFGAQTGKAVANREAAGIDPASIDVVAITHARPDHCWVSWTPTGNRCTPTLASSSAKWNTGTGRICRKWTASRTSTCATSTRVPTSTSTRTPTG; encoded by the coding sequence GTGCCTGACAACCCCGGCCTGTGGTGCCAGGAAGGCTGGACCCGGTTCCGTCACGGCGAGTTCGAGGGCACCGTCGTCAGCGACGGCCTGCTCGAGATGGGCCAGGCCCGCGACAACTTCCCCAACGCCGGGCCGGACAAGGTCGATTCCCTGCTGACCGAGCACCCCCTCGAGCCGGAACGGGTACGCCTCGGCCAGAACCTGCTCGTGGTCGACCCGCCGGACGGCCGCGTGCTGTTCGACACCGGCGTCGGCACCGTGTCCGAACTCGGCGTGAGCACGTTCGGCGCGCAGACCGGCAAGGCGGTGGCGAACCGCGAGGCGGCGGGGATCGACCCCGCGTCGATCGACGTCGTCGCGATCACCCACGCGCGCCCGGACCACTGCTGGGTCTCGTGGACGCCGACGGGAAACCGCTGTACCCCAACGCTCGCGTCGTCGTCAGCGAAGTGGAATACCGGCACTGGACGGATCTGTCGAAAGTGGACAGCGTCCCGAACCAGCACCTGCGCGACCAGTACACGGGTGCCGACCTCAACCTCAACGCGTACGCCGACCGGCTGA
- a CDS encoding MFS transporter produces MFTWFGLNVWLTAAMTSLDYPLTSALLFGFTLTAGAVVGSLIVSPPADRRTPVIAAVVTASCTVVGLAGIVAGIRFMPLRLLCVALLGVGGHTTMNLLNAAATNLFPPAIRGTAMGWTNSTSYLGAVGPLLGGVIISSSLGAQGVFLVFGCSAVLAVLVLVAFTAVTRRPSPSEVSRA; encoded by the coding sequence ATGTTCACCTGGTTCGGGCTCAACGTGTGGCTCACCGCCGCGATGACCTCGTTGGACTACCCGCTGACCTCGGCGCTGCTGTTCGGGTTCACCCTCACCGCGGGCGCCGTCGTCGGGTCGCTGATCGTGTCGCCGCCGGCCGATCGCCGCACCCCTGTGATCGCCGCTGTCGTCACCGCGTCCTGCACCGTCGTGGGACTCGCCGGGATCGTGGCGGGCATCCGGTTCATGCCGTTGCGGCTGCTGTGCGTCGCGCTGCTCGGCGTCGGCGGGCACACGACGATGAACCTGCTCAACGCGGCCGCGACCAACCTGTTCCCGCCGGCGATCCGCGGCACCGCGATGGGCTGGACGAACAGCACGTCCTACCTCGGCGCCGTCGGCCCACTCCTCGGTGGCGTGATCATCTCCTCCAGCCTCGGTGCCCAGGGTGTGTTCCTGGTGTTCGGGTGCTCCGCCGTCCTCGCCGTGCTCGTCCTGGTGGCGTTCACCGCCGTCACCCGCCGGCCGTCCCCCTCGGAGGTTTCCCGTGCCTGA
- a CDS encoding aldehyde dehydrogenase family protein, translating to MGALVSREQYTKVLFYLDIARGEGAQLVTGGEPFRPEGCDGALIVRPTVFTGVEGGMRIAQEEVFGPVLSVLSFRDEAEAVEIASATEYGLAGSVFTNDLRRAHRVAAALEVGYVWLNDSSRHFVGAPFGGVKSSGLGREECLEELLGFTETQAVHVSFMD from the coding sequence GTGGGCGCGCTGGTGTCGCGGGAGCAGTACACCAAGGTCCTGTTCTACCTGGACATCGCCCGGGGCGAAGGCGCACAGCTCGTGACGGGCGGCGAACCGTTCCGCCCGGAGGGTTGCGACGGCGCGCTCATCGTCCGCCCGACGGTGTTCACCGGCGTCGAGGGCGGCATGCGCATCGCGCAGGAGGAGGTGTTCGGGCCCGTGCTGTCGGTGCTGTCGTTCCGCGACGAGGCCGAGGCCGTCGAGATCGCGAGCGCCACCGAATACGGCCTCGCTGGCTCGGTGTTCACGAACGACCTGCGGCGGGCGCACCGCGTGGCCGCCGCCCTCGAAGTCGGCTACGTGTGGCTCAACGACTCGTCCCGCCACTTCGTCGGCGCCCCGTTCGGCGGGGTGAAGTCCTCCGGCCTCGGCCGTGAGGAATGCCTGGAAGAACTGCTCGGCTTCACCGAGACCCAGGCTGTGCACGTGTCCTTTATGGACTGA
- a CDS encoding aldehyde dehydrogenase family protein → MLDYFADLGQAVKGETSPLSAGALHYTSPRPIGVVARIIPCNHPIMFAAGKIAAPLIAGNCVLLKPPHQAPLSALRFGELIADLLPPGVLSILPSAGPATGEAIVRHPRIRRIAFIGSAATGLAIQRAAAETSVEHVSLELGGKNALVAFPDADPAKVAAAAVRGMNFSWSGQSCGSTSRLVVHEDIREQTVAEIRRIIGELRLGDRTRSTRTPTWARWCRGSSTPRSCSTWTSPGAKAHSS, encoded by the coding sequence ATGCTCGACTACTTCGCCGACCTCGGCCAGGCGGTGAAGGGGGAGACGAGCCCGCTGTCGGCCGGCGCGCTGCACTACACGAGCCCGCGCCCGATCGGCGTCGTCGCCCGGATCATCCCCTGCAACCACCCGATCATGTTCGCCGCCGGGAAGATCGCCGCCCCGCTGATCGCCGGCAACTGCGTGCTGCTGAAGCCGCCGCACCAGGCGCCGCTGTCGGCGCTGCGGTTCGGCGAGCTGATCGCCGACCTGCTGCCGCCGGGTGTCCTGTCGATCCTGCCGAGTGCCGGACCGGCGACCGGCGAGGCGATCGTGCGCCACCCGCGGATCCGGCGGATCGCCTTCATCGGCAGCGCGGCCACCGGGCTCGCGATCCAGCGGGCCGCGGCCGAAACCTCGGTCGAGCACGTGAGCCTGGAGCTGGGTGGCAAGAACGCGCTCGTCGCGTTTCCCGACGCCGACCCGGCGAAGGTGGCGGCCGCGGCGGTGCGCGGCATGAACTTCTCGTGGTCGGGCCAGTCGTGCGGCTCCACCAGCCGCCTGGTCGTGCACGAGGACATCCGCGAGCAGACCGTCGCCGAGATCCGGCGGATCATCGGTGAACTGCGCCTCGGCGACCGGACCCGTTCGACGAGAACACCGACGTGGGCGCGCTGGTGTCGCGGGAGCAGTACACCAAGGTCCTGTTCTACCTGGACATCGCCCGGGGCGAAGGCGCACAGCTCGTGA
- a CDS encoding DUF4118 domain-containing protein codes for MTGIAKLLEPHVQPVSLLTLYLLVVLLIAVVWGTALAVVTSVLSVAVYVTLFVDPAFALPIADTQTAVALGVFLITAVVVGTLASRLQRAAQTAERLTEEQSALRRVATLVAKAGPPSAVFQAVTSEVGKLYDADLARMERYETDGTVTGVAAFSRVPVHLAVGQRFALDGLSVAREVRETGRPVRLETFRGAEGAIAREARGLGIRSSVGCPILVAGRVWGVIAASTKSDQPFPPNTETRLASFTELVATAIGNAESRAELRASRARIVATADRTRRRIERDLHDGAQQRLVSLALQVRAVQALVPRELGEAAQELENIASGLSAALDELRETARGIHPAILAEGGLVPALKALARRSPYPVQLTVRANGRLPEPIEIGAYYVVAEALTNAAKHARASSVTVVVEARDDALHVAVEDDGDGGADFTAGTGLTGIRDRVEALGGRVSLHSPPADGTRLEADLPFAQQTTSAAG; via the coding sequence GTGACGGGCATCGCGAAGCTCCTCGAACCGCACGTGCAGCCGGTTTCCCTGCTGACGCTGTACTTGCTCGTGGTCCTGCTGATCGCGGTGGTGTGGGGAACCGCGCTCGCCGTGGTCACTTCGGTGCTGAGCGTCGCTGTCTACGTCACGCTGTTCGTCGATCCGGCCTTTGCCCTGCCGATCGCCGATACGCAGACGGCGGTGGCCCTGGGCGTTTTCCTGATCACCGCGGTCGTGGTCGGGACGCTCGCCTCGCGCCTGCAGCGAGCGGCGCAAACCGCGGAGCGCTTGACCGAAGAGCAGTCGGCGTTGCGTCGCGTCGCGACACTCGTGGCCAAGGCGGGTCCGCCGTCCGCGGTCTTCCAGGCGGTGACCAGTGAAGTCGGCAAACTGTACGACGCGGACCTCGCCCGGATGGAGCGCTACGAGACGGACGGCACCGTGACCGGAGTGGCCGCCTTCAGCCGGGTGCCCGTGCACCTGGCCGTCGGGCAGCGGTTCGCCCTCGACGGGCTCAGCGTCGCCCGCGAAGTGCGGGAGACGGGCCGGCCGGTCCGGCTCGAGACCTTCCGCGGCGCCGAGGGCGCCATCGCCCGGGAGGCACGCGGGCTCGGCATCCGCTCGTCCGTCGGCTGCCCCATCCTCGTCGCCGGCCGGGTGTGGGGGGTGATCGCCGCGTCGACGAAGAGCGACCAGCCCTTCCCACCCAACACCGAGACGCGGCTCGCGAGCTTCACCGAACTCGTCGCGACCGCCATCGGGAACGCCGAGTCCCGGGCCGAGCTCCGAGCGTCCCGCGCCCGCATCGTCGCGACCGCCGACCGGACCCGCCGGCGCATCGAACGCGATCTCCACGACGGCGCGCAGCAGCGGCTCGTGTCGCTGGCGCTGCAGGTGCGCGCCGTGCAGGCGCTGGTCCCCCGCGAGCTCGGCGAGGCGGCCCAGGAGCTGGAGAACATCGCGAGCGGGCTGTCGGCAGCACTCGACGAGCTGCGGGAGACGGCTCGCGGCATCCACCCGGCGATCCTCGCCGAAGGCGGGCTGGTGCCCGCGCTGAAAGCACTCGCCCGGCGCTCGCCGTACCCGGTCCAACTCACGGTCCGCGCCAACGGGCGCCTGCCCGAACCGATCGAGATCGGCGCGTACTACGTCGTCGCCGAAGCGCTGACCAACGCGGCCAAGCACGCCCGCGCGAGTTCCGTCACGGTCGTCGTCGAGGCGCGCGACGATGCGCTGCACGTGGCGGTGGAAGACGACGGCGACGGCGGCGCCGACTTCACCGCCGGGACGGGCCTGACCGGGATCCGGGACCGCGTCGAAGCGCTGGGCGGGCGGGTCTCCCTCCACAGCCCACCCGCCGACGGCACCAGGCTCGAAGCGGACCTCCCGTTCGCGCAGCAGACCACCAGCGCTGCGGGGTGA